One genomic window of Haemorhous mexicanus isolate bHaeMex1 chromosome 17, bHaeMex1.pri, whole genome shotgun sequence includes the following:
- the ARPC1A gene encoding actin-related protein 2/3 complex subunit 1A, with product MSLHQFLLEPITCHAWNRDRTQIAISPNNHEVHIYKKSGNQWVKAHELKEHNGHITGIDWAPKSDRIVTCGADRNAYVWSQKDGVWKPTLVILRINRAATFVKWSPLENKFAVGSGARLISVCYFESENDWWVSKHIKKPIRSTVLSLDWHPNNVLLAAGSCDFKCRVFSAYIKEVDEKPASTPWGSKMPFGQLMSEFGGAGSGGWVHSVSFSASGNRLAWVSHDSTVSVADASKNMMVSQLKTEFLPLLSVSFVSENSVVAAGHDCCPMLFNCDERGLLSFVSKLDIPKQSIQRNISAMERFRNMDKRATTEDRNTTLETLHQNSITQVSIYEIDKRDCRKFCTTGIDGAMTIWDFKTLESSIQGLRIM from the exons ATGTCTCTGCATcagttcctgctggagccaATCACCTGCCATGCCTGGAACAGAGACCGGACTC aGATTGCCATTAGCCCTAATAACCATGAAGTGCACATCTACAAGAAGAGTGGGAACCAGTGGGTGAAGGCTCACGAGCTGAAGGAACACAATGGACACATTACAG GTATTGACTGGGCTCCCAAAAGCGACCGCATCGTGACGTGCGGCGCCGACCGCAACGCCTACGTGTGGAGCCAGAAGGACGGCGTGTGGAAACCCACCCTCGTCATCCTCAGGATCAACCGCGCCGCCACCTTCGTCAAGTGGTCCCCCCTGGAGAACAAGTTTGCTGTGGGCAGTGGAGCTCGACTCATATCTGTGTGCTACTTTGAGTCTGAAAATGACTG gTGGGTGAGCAAACACATTAAAAAGCCCATTCGTTCCACTGTCCTCAGCCTGGACTGGCACCCCAACAAtgtcctgctggctgcaggatcCTGTGACTTCAAGTGCAG GGTGTTCTCTGCTTACATTAAGGAAGTGGATGAAAAGCCAGCCAGCACACCCTGGGGCTCCAAGATGCCTTTTGGGCAGCTGATGTCGGAATTTGGGGGCGCGGGCAGCGGAGGGTGGGTGCACAGCGTGAGCTTCTCCGCCAGCGGCAACCGCCTGGCCTGGGTCAGTCATGACAGCACCGTGTCAGTGGCTGATGCCTCCAAAAACATGAT GGTCTCGCAGCTGAAAACAGAGTTCCTCCCACTCCTGAGCGTGTCCTTTGTCTCGGAGAACAGCGTGGTGGCAGCT GGCCACGACTGCTGCCCGATGCTCTTCAACTGTGACGAGCGTGGCTTGCTGAGCTTCGTTTCCAAACTCGACATTCCCAAACAGAGCATCCAGCGCAACATCTCCGCCATGGAGCGCTTCCGCAACATGGATAAAAGAGCCACCACGGAGGACCGCAACACCACCCTGGAGACCCTGCACCAAAACAGTATAAC CCAAGTGTCTATTTATGAGATAGACAAACGGGATTGTCGGAAATTCTGCACCACCGGCATCGATGGAGCAATGACCATCTGGGATTTTAAG ACTTTAGAGTCCTCCATCCAAGGGCTACGAATCATGTAA
- the ARPC1B gene encoding actin-related protein 2/3 complex subunit 1B: MAYHSFLLEPISCHAWNKDRTQIALCPNNHEVHIYRKDGAKWSKIHELKEHNGQVTGIDWAPESNRLVTCGTDRNAYVWTLKGNVWKPTLVILRINRAARCVKWSPRENKFAVGSGSRLISICYFEQENDWWVCKHIKKPIRSTVLSLDWHPNNVLLAAGSCDFKCRIFSAYIKEVEERPSPTPWGSKMPFGELMFESSSSCGWVHSICFSASGSRVAWVSHDSTLCLADAGKKMAVASLCTETLPLLAVTFITENSLVAAGHDCCPMLFTYEESQGALTFGGKLDVPKQSSQRGLTARERFQNLDKKASSDTANATLDTLHKNSISQISVLTGGKDKCSQFCTTGMDGGMSIWDVKSLESALKDLKIK, translated from the exons ATGGCCTACCACAGCTTCCTGCTGGAGCCCATCAGCTGCCATGCCTGGAACAAGGACCGCACCC AGATCGCCCTGTGTCCCAACAACCACGAGGTTCACATCTACCGCAAGGATGGGGCCAAGTGGAGCAAAATCCACGAGCTGAAGGAGCACAACGGGCAGGTGACAG GCATCGACTGGGCCCCCGAGAGCAACCGGCTGGTGACGTGTGGGACCGACCGCAACGCCTACGTGTGGACCCTCAAGGGCAACGTCTGGAAGCCCACCCTGGTGATCCTGCGCATCAACCGCGCCGCCCGCTGCGTCAAGTGGTCCCCCAGGGAGAACAAATTCGCCGTGGGCAGCGGCTCCCGCCTCATCTCCATCTGCTACTTCGAGCAGGAGAACGACTG GTGGGTTTGCAAGCACATCAAGAAGCCCATCCGCTCGACGGTGCTCAGCCTGGACTGGCACCCCAACAACgtcctcctggctgctggctcctgtgaCTTCAAGTGCAG gaTCTTCTCAGCCTACATCAAGGAGGTGGAGGAGCGGCCCAGCCCCACGCCCTGGGGCTCCAAGATGCCCTTTGGGGAGCTGATGTTCGAGTcgagcagcagctgtgggtgggTGCACAGCATCTGCTTCTCAGCCAGCGGCTCCCGCGTGGCCTGGGTCAGCCATGACAGCACCCTGTGCCTCGCCGACGCGGGCAAGAAGATGGC CGTTGCCTCCCTGTGCACCGAGACGCTGCCCCTGCTGGCTGTCACCTTCATCACCGAGAACAGCCTGGTGGCCGCG GGCCACGACTGCTGCCCGATGCTGTTCACCTACGAGGAGAGCCAGGGTGCCCTGACCTTCGGGGGGAAGCTGGACGTCCCCAAGCAGAGCTCCCAGCGCGGCCTCACCGCCCGCGAGCGCTTCCAGAACCTGGACAAGAAAGCGAGCTCGGACACGGCCAACGCCACCCTGGACACCCTGCACAAGAACAGCATCAG CCAGATCTCAGTGCTGACTGGTGGGAAGGACAAGTGCTCCCAGTTCTGTACCACGGGGATGGATGGGGGAATGAGCATCTGGGATGTCAAG AGCCTGGAGTCAGCGCTGAAGGATCTCAAGATCAAATGA